The genomic window GCCTCTTCCCCGGGCGTGGCGATACGCGCCACAAGGCGCGCGCCTTCCGGCAGCGACGCATCCAGGGCCGCCGGCTCGCCGTCCACCCGGACCTCGGCCGGCCGGCCGGCCGTGCCGGGGATGAGCCGCAACTCGCCGTCCACGCGGACCGCCATGCCGAGCCCTGGCCGGCCGGTCAGATCCCGCGCCGGGATCCCCGCCGAAACCAGCGCGTCGAAGACGGTCGCCCGGCCCAGGTCGAGCACTTGCACGCGGCGCTCCTCGCCCAGGTGGCCGAGGGTCGGCTCGTCCTCGGGCCGCAACCCGGTCACGCGCACCCAGGCGTCGCGGAAGCGGAATCCCGGGCTGTACAGCGCTCCCCAGGCGATGCCGAGCGGCGTGACGCCGGCCGGCCCGCGCAGCAGGCCGGCGAGTTCGGCACGAGGCTCCACCGCGGCGAGATCGACCGCCTTGACCATCTCCGCGCCGCGCACGCCGACCCGGTTGGCAGGCAAGCCCAGCGCCGCCGCCAGGGCGCCGGACAGACCTGGCGAGAGGCTGCCGCCGCCAATGCACAGCACCGCGGCGGGCGTCCGCCCGTTGAGGCCGATCACTTCGCGGGCGATCCGCATAGCGAGATCCTCGAGGACCGGCCTGCAGATCGCCCGGAGATCCTCGGCGCGAATCGCCACTTCCTGACCCAGGACGTCGGTCGCGGCAAACTCGGCCTCGCCCGCGGCCCCCGCGCAGCCCCAGTTGATCTTCACGCGCTCGGCCTCGGGGAAATCGAGCAGGAAGTGCTGGGCAACAGCCTCGGTCAGGGCATCGCCGGCCCGCGGCACCATCGCATAACCCGTCACCGCGCCCTCGCGCGTGACCGCGATGTCCGAGGTCCCTGCGCCCACGTCCACCAGCGCAAGGTTGAGCGCGCGCATCGTCGCCGGAATGGCGGCGCTGGCCGCCGCAATCGGTTCGAGGGTCAGGCCGGCGACGTCGAGATCGGCGCGGCGCAACGCGCCAAGCAGGCCGTCGGTGACGACGCGGGGCAGGAACGTGGCGATCAGCGTCGCTTCCAGCCGCTCTCCCCGCTGGCCCAGCGGATTGTCGATCGCCTCGCCATCCAGCAGGTACCGCACGACCGAGAAGCCGACGCAGTGGAACGCCCCGCCGCGGCCCGGGGCTTCGGCCCGTTCGGCCGCCAGACGCTCCACGGCCTCGGCCACGCCGCTGATGGCAAGATCCCGGAGCAGGCTGTCGGTGACCTCCCCGGGTTTCGGCACGGCGGCGGCCGCCGAGGCCTCGACGGTGCGCAACGCCCGTCCGGCCGCAGCCACCGAGGCGCGCTCCAGGGACAGGCCGTTGCGCGCCGCCAGGCGTTGAGCGACCAGGGCCACCCGGCGGCCCACCTCGGGGATGTCGTGAACCTGGCCGTCGCGCATGGCGCGGTCGTCGTGCTCGACGACCTCGGCGTCCACGACCGTCATCCGGCCGCCCTCGCCCGGGGCCGCGAGCAGGCCGACCACCGTGCGGGTTCCGATGTCTAGTGCGAGGACAGGATCCACGTCGGCGGCCTACAGTGCTCTCGACTCCGGGAAGCCGGCGGCCGCCGACCC from Candidatus Tanganyikabacteria bacterium includes these protein-coding regions:
- a CDS encoding rod shape-determining protein; amino-acid sequence: MDPVLALDIGTRTVVGLLAAPGEGGRMTVVDAEVVEHDDRAMRDGQVHDIPEVGRRVALVAQRLAARNGLSLERASVAAAGRALRTVEASAAAAVPKPGEVTDSLLRDLAISGVAEAVERLAAERAEAPGRGGAFHCVGFSVVRYLLDGEAIDNPLGQRGERLEATLIATFLPRVVTDGLLGALRRADLDVAGLTLEPIAAASAAIPATMRALNLALVDVGAGTSDIAVTREGAVTGYAMVPRAGDALTEAVAQHFLLDFPEAERVKINWGCAGAAGEAEFAATDVLGQEVAIRAEDLRAICRPVLEDLAMRIAREVIGLNGRTPAAVLCIGGGSLSPGLSGALAAALGLPANRVGVRGAEMVKAVDLAAVEPRAELAGLLRGPAGVTPLGIAWGALYSPGFRFRDAWVRVTGLRPEDEPTLGHLGEERRVQVLDLGRATVFDALVSAGIPARDLTGRPGLGMAVRVDGELRLIPGTAGRPAEVRVDGEPAALDASLPEGARLVARIATPGEEARAKVGDVVSADAMAITVNGAPVTVSPRLAVDGQPATPEQPLRDGAQILRDRSLGALLPQAGVGPLEREILSYRLDGVEQELPLVTWELSINGAQAFPEDQVSPGDAVRAVSVRHPVPRVLDIVPTEVVDTVRLLLNGSAIELPVAGFRVLRNGIEVPGETPVAEGDDFRVETSALPIVADLLGLIQSELVGGSGPGKHLQLQVDGLPAQFTTPLRHGARIDARWVEIHSGSGLSWAPKE